The following coding sequences lie in one Pseudarthrobacter phenanthrenivorans Sphe3 genomic window:
- the uca gene encoding urea carboxylase translates to MNTFDTLLIANRGEIACRIIESAKKLGLRTVAVFSEADRGAKHVRLADEAVLLGPAPAKESYLRADALLEAARSTGAGAIHPGYGFLSEDAAFAEAVEAAGLVFVGPTPEQLRTFGTKHTARDAARAAGVPMIAGSGLLEDVDAAVAAGKTIGFPLMLKATGGGGGIGMTVCRTEAELADSFPRVARLASASFGTAGVFAERYVENARHVEVQVFGDGEGRVVSLGDRDCSLQRRHQKVLEEAPAPDLPAELREELHRSSRALCASLNYRSAGTVEFVYDPARREASFLEVNARLQVEHPVTEAVTGVDLVEWMLRLAQGGNEAETVLENVPDGLPVTGHAVEARVYAEDPARGFQPSAGTVTNAVYPVAAEARVDAWAETGTEVSTNYDPLLGKIITSAASRDEAFDKLAAALAGTRMDGIETNLGMLRAATRLDDVRRVQHSTSTLDSVGDPEPRITVDRPGLQTSVQDWPGRTGLWQIGVPPSGPMDDLSFRLGNTALGNPEGAPGLEFTMTGPSLTFTHATTVCITGAEATVTVDGTEVPAWTPVTVTAGGTLDVGTAGSKGLRGYILFQGGLDIPQYLGSASTFTLGQFGGHAGRVLRAGDVLRAGTPAGKAPTAAVPLDSRPALTSTWELTVTEGPHGAPEFFQREDIEELYDSEYEVHFNSARTGVRLIGPKPRWARTDGGEAGLHPSNIHDTAYSVGALDFTGDTPILLGPDGPSLGGFVCPVTVVTADRWKLGQLRPGDKVRFVPIKASHAPSAKDLGPGRQLVLPGDAGWSGDLSIAAAAAPPLRTVRGDGDDGVLGRVPEGSGRPAVTYRRSGDDNLLVEYGEMVLDLGLRARVHALHQHLEQLRVPGIVDLTPGIRSLQIKVDPSVLSTKRLLDQVQEIEAALPASSELVVPSRTVRLPLSWDDPATREAIERYMAGVRDDAPWCPWNIEFIRRINGLDSVNDVFDTVFNAEYLVLGLGDVYLGAPVATPLDPRHRLVTTKYNPARTWTPENAVGIGGAYMCIYGMEGPGGYQFVGRTTQVWSRYADSAPFEPGSPWLLRFFDRISWYPVSPEELLDLRADMAAGRGRGVEIEDGTFSLAEHEEFLEENRESIALFREKQGAAFAIERQAWADAGEFDRADALAAVVVPAADEVVVPDGGSLVAAPFAASVWKVDVAEGELVAKGQPLVSLEAMKMETVLAAPCDGVVLRVLPAAGSQVVAGEAVVVLGSVAAGPGSVAEAHELEEAAV, encoded by the coding sequence GTGAACACCTTTGACACCCTCCTGATCGCAAACCGGGGCGAGATTGCCTGCCGCATCATCGAGTCCGCGAAGAAGCTGGGACTGCGGACCGTCGCCGTGTTCTCAGAGGCCGACCGGGGCGCCAAACACGTCCGGCTGGCAGACGAAGCGGTGCTCCTGGGGCCAGCGCCGGCCAAGGAGTCCTACCTCCGCGCGGACGCGCTGCTCGAGGCCGCCAGGTCCACGGGCGCCGGCGCCATCCATCCCGGCTACGGCTTCCTCTCCGAGGATGCCGCGTTCGCCGAAGCCGTTGAAGCAGCCGGGCTGGTCTTTGTAGGACCCACCCCCGAACAACTCCGCACCTTCGGCACCAAGCACACAGCGCGCGACGCCGCCCGGGCGGCCGGAGTGCCGATGATCGCCGGATCCGGGCTGCTGGAGGACGTGGACGCTGCCGTCGCGGCCGGCAAGACGATCGGTTTCCCGCTGATGCTCAAGGCCACCGGCGGTGGCGGCGGGATCGGCATGACCGTCTGCCGCACCGAGGCCGAACTCGCCGATAGCTTTCCCCGTGTCGCCCGCCTGGCCAGTGCCAGCTTCGGCACCGCCGGGGTTTTCGCGGAGCGCTATGTGGAGAACGCCCGGCACGTGGAAGTCCAGGTCTTCGGCGACGGCGAAGGCCGGGTGGTCAGCCTCGGCGACCGGGACTGCTCCCTGCAGCGCCGCCACCAGAAAGTCCTCGAGGAAGCCCCCGCCCCGGATCTGCCGGCGGAACTTCGGGAGGAACTGCACCGCAGCTCCCGCGCCCTCTGCGCCTCCCTCAACTACCGCTCCGCCGGCACGGTCGAATTCGTCTATGACCCCGCCCGCCGCGAAGCGTCCTTCCTCGAAGTCAACGCCCGGCTCCAGGTTGAACACCCGGTCACCGAGGCCGTCACCGGCGTGGACCTGGTGGAGTGGATGCTCCGCCTGGCCCAGGGCGGCAATGAGGCGGAAACTGTCCTTGAAAACGTGCCGGACGGCCTGCCGGTGACCGGCCACGCTGTGGAAGCCCGCGTTTATGCCGAGGACCCGGCCCGCGGGTTCCAGCCCAGCGCCGGTACCGTGACCAATGCGGTGTACCCGGTTGCGGCGGAAGCGAGGGTGGATGCGTGGGCCGAAACGGGCACCGAGGTGTCCACCAACTACGACCCCCTCCTGGGCAAGATCATTACCTCCGCTGCAAGCCGGGACGAGGCCTTCGACAAGCTGGCCGCGGCGCTCGCCGGCACCCGGATGGATGGAATCGAAACCAACCTCGGGATGCTCCGCGCCGCCACAAGGCTGGATGACGTCCGCCGAGTCCAGCACTCCACCAGCACGCTGGACAGCGTGGGGGATCCCGAGCCGCGGATCACAGTGGACCGCCCCGGACTGCAGACCAGCGTCCAGGACTGGCCAGGCCGTACGGGGCTGTGGCAGATCGGCGTCCCGCCGAGCGGACCCATGGACGATCTCTCCTTCCGGCTGGGGAACACCGCCCTTGGCAACCCCGAAGGCGCCCCCGGCCTGGAGTTCACCATGACCGGCCCCAGCCTCACCTTCACCCACGCCACCACGGTCTGCATCACCGGCGCGGAAGCAACAGTGACAGTGGACGGCACGGAGGTCCCGGCTTGGACTCCGGTGACGGTGACTGCGGGAGGAACACTCGACGTCGGCACCGCCGGCAGCAAGGGACTGCGCGGCTACATCCTGTTCCAGGGCGGCCTGGACATTCCTCAGTACCTGGGCAGCGCGTCCACCTTCACCCTGGGCCAGTTCGGCGGGCACGCCGGGCGGGTCCTGCGCGCCGGCGACGTACTGCGTGCAGGGACCCCAGCCGGAAAGGCACCCACGGCAGCAGTCCCGCTGGACAGCCGCCCTGCCCTAACCTCCACCTGGGAACTCACCGTCACGGAAGGCCCGCACGGTGCACCGGAGTTCTTCCAGCGGGAGGACATCGAGGAGCTGTATGACTCCGAGTACGAGGTCCACTTCAACTCGGCCCGCACCGGCGTCCGGCTCATAGGGCCCAAGCCCCGCTGGGCCCGGACCGACGGCGGCGAGGCAGGCCTGCACCCCTCCAACATCCACGACACCGCGTACTCCGTGGGAGCCCTGGACTTCACCGGCGATACCCCCATCCTGCTCGGTCCCGACGGGCCCAGCCTGGGCGGCTTCGTCTGCCCGGTCACCGTGGTGACGGCCGACCGCTGGAAGCTCGGCCAGCTCCGGCCGGGGGACAAGGTCCGGTTCGTGCCCATCAAAGCCAGCCACGCGCCGTCGGCCAAGGACCTGGGACCGGGCCGGCAACTGGTCCTGCCCGGCGACGCCGGCTGGTCCGGGGACCTTTCCATCGCCGCCGCTGCTGCGCCGCCGCTGCGGACGGTGCGGGGGGATGGCGACGACGGCGTGCTGGGCCGGGTGCCGGAAGGTTCCGGCCGGCCTGCGGTCACCTACCGCCGCTCCGGCGACGACAACCTGCTGGTTGAGTACGGCGAGATGGTGCTGGACCTCGGGCTCCGCGCACGGGTGCACGCACTGCACCAGCACCTCGAACAGCTCCGGGTGCCCGGCATTGTGGACCTTACCCCTGGAATCCGGTCACTGCAGATCAAAGTGGATCCCTCGGTGTTGTCTACCAAACGGCTCCTGGACCAGGTCCAGGAGATCGAGGCAGCCCTTCCCGCAAGCTCCGAACTGGTGGTTCCCAGCCGCACCGTCCGGCTGCCGCTGTCCTGGGACGATCCCGCCACCCGCGAGGCGATCGAACGCTACATGGCCGGCGTTCGGGATGATGCCCCCTGGTGCCCCTGGAACATCGAGTTCATCCGCCGCATCAACGGCTTGGATTCGGTCAACGACGTCTTCGATACCGTCTTCAACGCCGAATACCTGGTCCTCGGACTGGGCGACGTCTACCTCGGCGCCCCGGTGGCCACCCCACTGGACCCGCGGCACCGCCTGGTGACCACCAAGTACAACCCGGCCCGCACCTGGACCCCCGAGAACGCGGTGGGCATCGGTGGCGCGTACATGTGCATCTACGGCATGGAAGGCCCCGGCGGCTACCAGTTCGTTGGCCGCACCACGCAGGTCTGGTCGCGCTACGCGGACTCCGCCCCGTTTGAGCCAGGATCGCCGTGGCTGCTGCGCTTTTTCGACCGGATTTCCTGGTACCCGGTCAGCCCCGAGGAACTCCTGGACCTCCGCGCCGACATGGCAGCCGGACGGGGCCGCGGAGTAGAGATCGAGGACGGCACCTTCTCGCTGGCCGAACACGAGGAGTTCCTCGAGGAGAACCGCGAGTCCATCGCACTGTTCCGCGAGAAGCAGGGCGCAGCATTCGCCATTGAACGGCAGGCATGGGCCGACGCCGGCGAGTTCGACCGTGCCGACGCGCTGGCCGCCGTGGTGGTGCCGGCGGCAGACGAGGTAGTGGTTCCGGACGGCGGTTCCCTGGTGGCCGCACCATTCGCAGCAAGCGTCTGGAAAGTGGATGTGGCGGAAGGCGAGCTCGTGGCCAAGGGCCAGCCGCTCGTGTCGCTCGAAGCGATGAAGATGGAAACGGTCCTGGCGGCGCCGTGCGACGGCGTGGTGCTGCGGGTCCTGCCCGCCGCCGGTTCGCAGGTGGTTGCGGGAGAAGCAGTGGTGGTCCTGGGAAGCGTGGCTGCGGGACCCGGGTCCGTGGCCGAAGCACACGAACTGGAAGAGGCAGCAGTATGA
- the lysS gene encoding lysine--tRNA ligase, protein MTSQNTPSPKNAPEPLDASEQMRIRMEKRAKLIERGVEAYPVGVERTHSLAEIREKYAHLQADDTTGDIVGVTGRVVFIRNTGKLCFATLQEGGTDGKGTRLQAMLSLANVGEEALADWKALVDLGDHVFIKGEVISSRRGELSVMAESWSMASKALRPLPVLHADLNEETRVRQRYVDLMVRDEAREMVYTRAAITRSIRETLFRHNYVEVETPILNLVHGGALARPFETHMNAFDQKMTLRIATELYLKRAVVGGIDRVYDMGRVFRNEGVDSTHSPEFTTLECYEAWADQFVMAERIKEIILDAADAVGAGRVLQTEAGEINLDGEWEWLAVYPGLSDAVGQEVTPDTPLEVLREIAEKHEVKVDPKWDAEKLAVELFGEIVEPTLLNPTFVYDYPPSAQPLARPHREDGRLIEAWDLIIGGMERGTAFSELIDPVIQRERLTEQSRHAAAGDDEAMQLDEDFLRALEYGAPPMGGIGLGIDRLVMLFTGAGIRETILFPLLKPEGH, encoded by the coding sequence GTGACTTCCCAAAACACCCCCTCGCCCAAGAACGCCCCGGAGCCGCTGGACGCCAGCGAGCAGATGCGGATCCGCATGGAGAAGCGCGCCAAACTGATTGAGCGCGGCGTTGAGGCGTACCCGGTGGGCGTGGAGCGGACGCACTCCCTCGCTGAGATCCGCGAAAAGTACGCGCACCTCCAGGCCGATGACACCACGGGGGACATCGTGGGCGTCACGGGCCGCGTCGTGTTCATCCGCAACACTGGCAAGCTGTGCTTCGCCACCCTCCAGGAGGGCGGAACAGACGGCAAGGGCACCCGCCTGCAGGCCATGCTCAGCCTCGCCAACGTGGGTGAAGAAGCGCTCGCGGACTGGAAAGCGCTGGTCGACCTCGGGGACCACGTCTTCATCAAGGGCGAGGTCATTTCCTCCCGCCGCGGCGAGCTCTCCGTGATGGCAGAATCCTGGTCCATGGCCTCCAAGGCGCTGCGCCCGCTGCCGGTGCTGCACGCGGACCTGAACGAGGAAACCCGCGTCCGGCAGCGCTACGTGGACCTGATGGTGCGCGACGAAGCCCGCGAGATGGTCTACACCCGCGCCGCCATCACCCGCTCCATCCGGGAGACGCTCTTCCGCCACAACTATGTTGAGGTGGAAACCCCCATCCTGAACCTGGTCCACGGCGGTGCCCTTGCGCGCCCCTTCGAGACGCACATGAACGCCTTCGACCAGAAAATGACCCTGCGCATCGCCACCGAGCTCTACCTCAAGCGTGCGGTGGTGGGCGGCATCGACCGCGTCTACGACATGGGCCGGGTGTTCCGCAATGAGGGCGTGGACTCCACCCACAGCCCGGAGTTCACCACCCTTGAGTGCTACGAGGCGTGGGCTGACCAGTTCGTCATGGCGGAGCGGATCAAGGAGATCATCCTCGACGCCGCTGATGCCGTGGGTGCCGGCCGTGTCCTGCAGACCGAAGCAGGGGAGATCAACCTCGACGGCGAGTGGGAATGGCTGGCCGTGTATCCGGGGCTTTCCGACGCCGTTGGCCAGGAAGTCACCCCTGACACTCCGCTTGAGGTGCTCCGGGAAATTGCCGAAAAGCACGAGGTCAAGGTGGACCCGAAATGGGACGCCGAGAAGCTGGCTGTTGAACTGTTCGGCGAGATCGTTGAACCCACCCTGCTGAACCCCACCTTCGTCTACGACTACCCGCCCTCCGCCCAGCCGCTGGCCCGGCCGCACCGCGAGGACGGCCGGCTGATCGAGGCCTGGGACCTCATCATCGGCGGAATGGAACGCGGCACGGCCTTCTCCGAACTCATCGACCCGGTCATCCAGCGCGAACGGCTCACCGAGCAGTCCCGCCACGCTGCCGCGGGCGACGACGAGGCCATGCAGCTGGACGAGGACTTCCTGCGCGCCCTCGAGTACGGTGCGCCTCCCATGGGCGGTATCGGGCTGGGGATCGACCGGTTGGTGATGCTGTTCACCGGTGCGGGCATCCGCGAGACCATCCTCTTCCCGCTGCTCAAGCCCGAAGGACACTGA
- the atzF gene encoding allophanate hydrolase encodes MNAATPGPATKRVKAALAALETVDRPEIWITLRGADDLLTEAAAIDAAVADGARLPLAGILLAVKNNVDVAGIPTTAACPGFAYLPEEDAEAVARLRAAGALVLGATNLDQFATGLVGTRSPHGAVRDSRRPDHISGGSSSGSAVAVALGLVDIAIGTDTAGSGRIPAGLQGIVGIKPTLHVVSTAGVVPACRSWDAVTIFARELSTAELAMGVMAGGARSWPADIRLAAPEKPRVAYPAALPALPEAWAAEFQRNVARLRETGVEVEAIAFDSFLEAARLLYDGALVAERYAAVGHFLEKYDGGTDGQAGIDPTVERIIRKAGAVPAHRYVNDTAKLEELKRKAMAQLEGFDALLIPTAPFHPTLAEVAADPVGVNSLMGTYTNFCNLFDLCAVAVPAGEVDGAQFGLTVVGRTFDDAVAADVARLLEATPEAPALFAGGASPAAGRPGAGPSSSAPWPVAAGAPAVPLVVVGAHRKGQPLAPQLEALGAAWDGPVRTAARYRMVALDSVPPKPGVYRSDDGAELVGERWLVSEAGLGTFLAALPEPMLLGSIELADGSRAVGFACDAVAAAQGEDITHYGDWLAAKDQPSQSKSLWQNLGDVALAGFSRGERT; translated from the coding sequence ATGAACGCCGCGACCCCCGGCCCCGCCACTAAACGGGTCAAGGCTGCGCTCGCGGCCCTGGAAACTGTGGACCGCCCGGAAATCTGGATCACCCTCCGCGGTGCAGATGACCTGCTCACTGAGGCTGCCGCCATTGACGCAGCCGTGGCGGACGGCGCCCGCCTCCCGCTGGCCGGGATCCTGCTCGCCGTCAAGAACAACGTTGACGTCGCAGGAATCCCCACCACGGCGGCGTGCCCCGGGTTCGCGTACCTTCCGGAGGAGGACGCAGAGGCAGTGGCACGGCTCCGGGCTGCCGGTGCCCTGGTGCTGGGTGCCACCAACCTGGACCAGTTCGCCACCGGCCTGGTGGGCACGCGCAGCCCGCACGGCGCGGTCCGCGATTCCCGCCGCCCGGACCACATTTCCGGCGGCTCCAGCTCCGGTTCCGCAGTGGCTGTGGCCCTGGGCCTGGTGGACATCGCCATCGGGACGGACACGGCAGGATCAGGCCGGATTCCGGCCGGACTGCAGGGAATCGTGGGCATCAAACCCACCCTTCACGTCGTGTCTACAGCCGGCGTGGTGCCCGCCTGCCGGTCCTGGGACGCGGTCACGATCTTCGCCCGCGAGCTCTCCACCGCCGAACTCGCCATGGGCGTGATGGCCGGCGGAGCGCGGTCCTGGCCGGCGGACATCCGGTTGGCGGCTCCGGAGAAGCCGCGCGTTGCGTACCCGGCAGCACTGCCGGCACTGCCGGAGGCCTGGGCTGCAGAGTTCCAGCGCAACGTCGCCCGGCTTAGGGAAACGGGAGTGGAGGTGGAGGCCATCGCCTTCGATTCCTTCCTCGAAGCTGCCCGGCTGCTGTACGACGGCGCGCTGGTGGCGGAGCGTTACGCCGCCGTCGGCCATTTCCTGGAGAAGTACGACGGCGGCACGGACGGCCAGGCGGGCATCGACCCCACCGTGGAACGCATCATCCGCAAGGCAGGCGCCGTACCCGCCCACCGCTACGTCAACGACACCGCGAAGCTGGAGGAACTGAAGCGAAAGGCGATGGCACAGCTTGAAGGATTTGACGCCCTGCTGATTCCCACCGCCCCGTTCCACCCCACCCTTGCCGAGGTGGCTGCCGACCCGGTGGGCGTGAACTCCCTGATGGGTACCTACACGAACTTCTGCAACCTGTTCGACCTGTGCGCCGTTGCGGTCCCCGCCGGCGAGGTGGACGGCGCGCAGTTCGGGCTGACCGTAGTCGGCCGGACGTTTGACGACGCCGTGGCCGCGGACGTTGCCCGCCTGCTGGAGGCAACCCCGGAGGCTCCCGCCCTCTTCGCCGGGGGAGCCTCGCCGGCGGCCGGCCGCCCTGGTGCCGGCCCGTCGTCGTCCGCTCCCTGGCCTGTGGCTGCAGGCGCACCCGCAGTACCACTGGTGGTGGTCGGCGCGCACCGCAAGGGGCAGCCGCTGGCCCCGCAGCTCGAAGCGCTCGGCGCCGCGTGGGACGGGCCGGTGCGGACGGCGGCCAGGTACCGGATGGTGGCCCTTGATTCGGTGCCGCCCAAGCCTGGCGTGTACCGCTCCGACGACGGCGCGGAGCTGGTGGGTGAGCGGTGGCTGGTGTCGGAGGCGGGGCTGGGCACATTCCTGGCCGCACTGCCCGAACCCATGCTGCTCGGGTCCATCGAGCTGGCAGACGGTTCCAGGGCTGTGGGCTTCGCCTGCGACGCCGTGGCGGCTGCCCAAGGCGAGGACATCACACACTACGGCGACTGGCTGGCAGCCAAGGACCAGCCGAGCCAGTCGAAGAGCCTGTGGCAGAACCTCGGGGATGTGGCACTGGCGGGCTTCAGCAGGGGCGAGCGCACCTGA
- a CDS encoding urea amidolyase associated protein UAAP1, with protein sequence MTQVTESPAAAGTATTAGARAHAREQHGRTVGAMRFVPASTAPARLTEGLPDGVSPTWAESLAFGRYTTMALARGTRIRLTDTAGDACVHALLYRSGALHERLNIADTVKVPWQAYPSTGHPLLSDAGRLMATIVADTSSRHDALTGATTLEGNTARYGAGTAHSASPAARELLTLGALKSGLGPSDVAPSLTLFKGINVDPAGSITFTGSAGPGAVVELLLQLDAVLVLANTAHPLDPRPHFTGTAVDILAWHAPQDLASLESGALAGPLAPEHLQALHNTEHDLTARNAR encoded by the coding sequence ATGACACAAGTAACCGAAAGCCCGGCAGCAGCCGGCACCGCCACCACGGCAGGCGCCCGCGCCCATGCCAGGGAGCAGCACGGCAGGACCGTTGGCGCCATGCGTTTCGTGCCGGCTTCTACGGCCCCGGCGCGCCTGACGGAAGGACTGCCCGACGGCGTGTCCCCCACATGGGCCGAATCCCTGGCCTTCGGCCGCTACACCACCATGGCCCTGGCACGCGGCACCAGGATCCGGCTCACGGACACCGCCGGCGACGCCTGCGTGCACGCCCTCCTCTACCGCTCCGGAGCCCTGCACGAAAGGCTCAACATCGCGGACACGGTCAAGGTGCCCTGGCAGGCCTACCCCTCCACCGGCCACCCGCTGCTTTCCGACGCCGGCCGCCTGATGGCCACGATCGTGGCCGATACTTCCTCCCGCCACGACGCCCTGACCGGCGCCACCACGCTGGAGGGAAACACGGCAAGATACGGCGCCGGCACCGCCCACAGCGCATCGCCGGCCGCACGCGAACTGCTCACCCTCGGGGCATTGAAGAGCGGCCTGGGACCGAGCGATGTGGCACCGTCGCTGACCCTCTTCAAGGGCATCAACGTGGACCCCGCCGGGAGCATCACCTTCACCGGAAGCGCCGGGCCCGGTGCCGTCGTCGAACTCCTCCTCCAACTGGACGCCGTGCTGGTCCTTGCCAATACCGCCCACCCGCTGGACCCGCGTCCGCACTTCACCGGCACCGCCGTGGACATCCTCGCCTGGCACGCGCCGCAGGACCTGGCGTCACTGGAATCCGGTGCCCTCGCCGGGCCCCTGGCTCCGGAACACCTGCAGGCCCTTCACAACACCGAGCACGACCTGACCGCAAGGAACGCCCGATGA
- a CDS encoding alpha/beta fold hydrolase: MYSYGTADAPGDRRVLLIGGAFLTALIYRPFSVALAKGLGGGWAVDVYDRRGRGSSSEQPAGYSMATEIEDVRTVLDATGARNILGHSLGGSVALNAVQEFTGSRYVPDKLAVYDAAVNIDGSIDTRWLDGFEDAVNKGRVGHALAHMKKATKPGSAMARIPEPVLAGLMALLSRTKVNRMFQEVMPSGVGELRAAYDEADHARDFSVLPANTHFMAGGKSPSYYKVTAERLHAAVPGSTYELSPKGFHGSIPAAVEELVTDISEYFKA; the protein is encoded by the coding sequence TTGTACAGTTACGGCACCGCGGACGCGCCGGGCGACCGCCGGGTGCTGCTGATCGGCGGTGCATTCCTGACTGCCCTGATCTACCGGCCGTTTTCAGTGGCGCTGGCAAAGGGCCTGGGCGGGGGCTGGGCCGTGGACGTCTACGACCGCCGGGGCCGTGGCAGCTCCTCAGAACAGCCCGCCGGCTACTCCATGGCCACCGAGATCGAGGACGTCCGGACAGTGCTGGACGCTACCGGAGCACGGAACATCCTGGGCCACAGCCTGGGCGGATCCGTCGCCCTGAACGCCGTGCAGGAGTTCACCGGAAGCCGATACGTTCCGGACAAACTCGCGGTGTACGACGCCGCCGTGAACATCGACGGCAGCATCGACACCCGCTGGCTCGACGGGTTCGAGGACGCCGTGAACAAGGGCAGGGTGGGGCACGCCCTGGCCCACATGAAGAAGGCCACAAAACCCGGATCCGCGATGGCCCGGATCCCCGAGCCCGTGCTTGCCGGGCTGATGGCGCTGCTGTCCCGGACCAAAGTGAACCGGATGTTCCAGGAAGTCATGCCCAGCGGCGTCGGTGAACTGCGCGCCGCCTACGACGAAGCGGACCATGCCCGGGACTTCAGCGTGCTCCCCGCCAACACTCACTTCATGGCCGGCGGCAAGAGCCCCAGCTACTACAAGGTGACGGCAGAGCGGCTCCACGCGGCCGTCCCCGGCAGCACCTACGAGCTTTCACCCAAGGGATTCCACGGTTCCATCCCGGCGGCCGTGGAGGAACTGGTGACCGATATCTCCGAGTACTTCAAGGCCTGA
- a CDS encoding amino acid permease: MTSTIAPAVHVDDADLTSLGYEPTLHRKLGRYASFAAGFSFVSILTTIFQLFAFGYSFAGPAFFWTWPVVLVGQLLVALNFAELAARYPLSGAVYQWARRVGGEGVGWFAGWFMAIAQVVTAAAAAIALQVVLPQLWDGFQIVGGDPALSTVTGAANAVILGAVLLVATTIINSLGVKLMAHVNSVGVTCEIVGVVAVILALISAAQRGPEVVADTTVLQGSDLGAVGAFLVSGLMAAYVMVGFNSAGELSEETKDPRRTAPRTILSALLISGIGGALMIITALMAAPSLDDGRLATEGLPYVLTAVLGTFWGKVLLVDVAIAIFVCTLAIQTAGSRLVFSMARDGKLPASALLSSVHATRGTPMWPSIVIGALAVGVLAINVGNAALFTTLCSVCIVMVYIAYLLVTVPQLLNRLRGDWNRVGQTLPAGLFSLGRWGLPVNILAVLYGALMVVNLAWPRPEVYDPSGENGILLYSAPLIVAVVLLLGMWVRRRNLASKA; this comes from the coding sequence ATGACTTCAACCATTGCTCCCGCCGTCCATGTGGACGACGCGGATCTGACGTCCCTTGGCTACGAACCCACGCTCCACCGGAAACTCGGCCGCTACGCCTCCTTTGCCGCCGGCTTTTCCTTCGTCTCCATTCTCACCACCATCTTCCAGCTGTTCGCTTTCGGCTACTCCTTCGCGGGGCCGGCCTTCTTCTGGACCTGGCCGGTGGTACTGGTGGGCCAGCTCCTCGTCGCCCTCAACTTCGCGGAGCTCGCCGCGCGCTACCCGCTGTCCGGCGCCGTATACCAGTGGGCCCGGCGCGTCGGGGGAGAAGGCGTGGGCTGGTTCGCAGGCTGGTTCATGGCCATCGCCCAGGTGGTGACCGCCGCAGCCGCCGCGATCGCCCTGCAGGTGGTGCTGCCCCAGCTCTGGGACGGCTTCCAGATAGTGGGCGGCGACCCCGCGCTCAGCACCGTCACGGGCGCCGCCAACGCCGTCATCCTCGGAGCCGTGCTCCTGGTGGCCACCACCATCATCAACTCGCTCGGCGTCAAGCTCATGGCCCACGTTAATTCAGTGGGCGTCACCTGTGAGATCGTCGGCGTGGTGGCCGTCATCCTCGCCCTCATCAGCGCGGCCCAGCGCGGACCGGAAGTTGTCGCTGACACCACGGTGCTCCAGGGCTCGGACCTCGGCGCCGTGGGGGCCTTCCTGGTCTCCGGCCTGATGGCCGCCTACGTCATGGTGGGCTTCAACTCCGCCGGCGAGCTTTCCGAAGAGACCAAGGACCCGCGCCGGACAGCCCCGCGCACCATTCTCTCCGCCCTGCTCATCTCCGGCATCGGCGGTGCGCTGATGATCATCACGGCCCTGATGGCAGCACCCAGCCTCGACGACGGACGCCTCGCCACCGAGGGCTTGCCCTACGTCCTCACCGCCGTCCTGGGCACGTTCTGGGGCAAGGTCCTGCTGGTGGACGTGGCCATCGCCATCTTCGTCTGCACCCTGGCCATCCAGACTGCAGGGTCACGGCTGGTGTTCTCCATGGCGCGGGACGGCAAACTCCCCGCATCCGCCCTGCTCTCCTCGGTCCACGCCACCCGCGGTACGCCCATGTGGCCATCAATCGTCATCGGTGCCCTCGCCGTCGGGGTCCTCGCCATCAATGTGGGCAACGCTGCCCTTTTCACCACCCTCTGCAGCGTCTGCATCGTCATGGTCTACATCGCCTACCTCCTGGTGACCGTGCCACAGCTCCTCAACAGGCTTCGCGGCGACTGGAACCGCGTGGGGCAAACCCTCCCCGCAGGGCTCTTTTCACTGGGACGCTGGGGGCTCCCGGTGAACATCCTGGCCGTGCTTTACGGAGCCCTGATGGTGGTCAACCTGGCCTGGCCCCGGCCGGAGGTGTACGACCCCTCCGGCGAGAACGGAATCCTCCTTTACTCAGCGCCGCTGATCGTCGCCGTGGTCCTGCTCCTGGGGATGTGGGTCCGACGGCGGAACCTGGCTTCGAAGGCCTGA
- a CDS encoding urea amidolyase associated protein UAAP2 → MNTATQATSAADARAIALTSGEVVLDEFVEARGPWSAVVSAGDVLTIVDLEGNQAVDCLLYAAGDTTVRYSAAVTIASQQSIVLTTGSVLRAETGTPLMTVVADEVGVHDTIGGACSQESNTLRYGQHTREQHACVENFLIEGSRWGLGKRDLVSNINWFMNVPVDPDGALGIVDGLSAPGKRVALKAEVDTLVLVSNCPQVNNPCNGFNPTPVRMIVTRPEAAL, encoded by the coding sequence ATGAACACCGCCACCCAAGCCACTTCCGCAGCGGACGCCCGCGCCATTGCCCTCACCTCCGGTGAGGTGGTCCTGGACGAATTTGTCGAGGCACGCGGCCCGTGGTCCGCCGTCGTCTCCGCCGGTGACGTGCTGACCATCGTGGACCTCGAAGGCAACCAGGCCGTGGACTGCCTGCTGTACGCCGCAGGCGACACCACAGTGCGCTACTCCGCCGCCGTCACGATCGCAAGCCAGCAGTCGATAGTCCTCACCACGGGTTCCGTCCTGAGGGCGGAAACGGGAACGCCGCTGATGACCGTTGTTGCTGATGAGGTGGGCGTTCACGACACTATCGGCGGCGCCTGCTCGCAGGAATCGAACACGCTCCGCTATGGCCAGCACACGCGTGAACAGCACGCCTGCGTGGAGAACTTCCTGATCGAGGGCTCGCGCTGGGGTCTCGGCAAGCGGGACCTGGTGTCCAACATCAACTGGTTCATGAACGTGCCCGTGGACCCGGACGGTGCCCTGGGCATCGTGGACGGCCTGTCCGCACCCGGCAAGCGCGTTGCCCTGAAGGCGGAGGTGGACACCCTGGTGCTGGTCTCCAACTGCCCGCAGGTCAACAACCCCTGCAACGGCTTCAACCCCACCCCTGTCCGCATGATCGTCACCCGGCCGGAGGCTGCGCTGTGA